The genomic stretch GCTACCACCTATTTCTCTcgaatatttttaaaattccaggtagaaaaaaaaaagaagaagaaaaagatagaGGGTAGCCGGAAACTGGGGGGATAAAACCCAATTTCTAGGACCGAAAGGTTCTTCAAAAAGTCATAAAGCGCTTGACATATGACTCTTTATGCCAACTTTTGTAACTGATACCACtatttttctctttgattttAAAAGTTAATAAATCAAATTGgaaaaacataataataaaaaaggggTTAAGGATTAAAACCATGAAACGCcaccaaaatttacaaacttcAATGCCAAACAcaatgtttatttttgttttcgttaCGACATTAACATTATTGGACCATCTTGTTCCCATTtgtgaaaacaaagaaaactaatgCAACAGAGTCTGGTGCACGCTTTGCGTCTATCTCTCTCCTCATTTGATGTGtaatattaagaaagaaatagCGACAAAGAAGCATACAACTCACTGCACCAAAgtctttctccatttttttagGCTGAAGCAAACCTATTAAACCACATGAGAAATGCTAGAGCAGCATCTCTTGCCTTCTCTGGTGGGGGGGTTGTTGGGATCAGTGTCTCGTACTCAACTTGCCATTTTGCAATGCACATCTCTtcgtcttttcctttttcttgggCACGAAGGAATGAGAAGGTGACAATGTATGGATCGTACATTTTCTGCAGTTCACCTCCGATGACGCGGTAGGTCACAGACCGACCGTTGTCTACCTTCTCTATCTTCTCCACTGATTCCTTTACATAGTAGCGCACAGCTACGTGTTTAAGACATGAATATTATCGTAAGTTATTGCTGTGGTCTCACACATGAATCGTAAAAGTGTTTTACGACaacagaaaatgttttttttattacgtTGAACAGAAAAACTTAATAGCACTTATGGAtcttaaattaaattgaaaacatGTGTTGTGTTATTCTTCACATGAAGCACTTGCAAGTTCTTTCGTATGGAACGCATCCAAGTTCTTTGTCATCaagcacttgaatttttaacaaaattttctaCAAGTTATAATAACAGAACTTTTAGCAAAATAACTTATGAGTAGAACTGTTTCTTATAAAATCATAAACGAGCCCTAACTCGCTAATAGGTTATCAATATAATATTTACATGCTATTCAAGTTATTTACTTGAGTGAAGATAGCCAGCTCTACCGTatatcatccatatttttctctgttcttatcaataaaacaggAGATTCAAACTTTAAACCTCTTCGAACATTGGGAAAGAAGAGAAGAGAGGCTAGAGAGTTACCAGAACCGAGTTTGAAGAGTCTGAGACTTCCCGGGTGACCGTCGCCTTCAATGTATTCAGCACTTGTAAGCATTTTAGGGTTTATTTTGCTAATGATCTCATTGTCTCTGTACATTTCCCATGCTTTCGCTGCAGGGATATTGAGTTTTACCTCTCCTTCCATGTTTCtcatctcctctctctctctctctctctctctgaagtGTGAAACATGCATACTCGCAACACACATCCGATACTTACATATACACACATCTATAAAATACAAATGAATTGAAGTGTAATATTCATGTCCAATATCTATAAAAGGAAAATGCTCGGGAGATCATATTTTTGCACATGCCACTTCTTTGATGTATTATCTCATTTGGCAAGTGATGTGTACTTGCCatgtcaattaataaatttatctgATTAAATGTTGATTGTATGGATTATTTGTCACATAAAATGGTACACAAATACAATATACATATGTGATCTAGCATTACTTATCTATAAAATACAAATTAGGGGGAATCCACAGGAGTTAATTCAGCCATTAAAAGTTGATGCTAATCTCTCAAAACACACAttaacatgcatatatatacttTCAAAGGGCAAGATAATTCATAGATGAGAGGTCAACTAGGTTAGCTCCTATAAAAAGTAGACGCCAGTCTCTCCATATCTTCATAtgtaatataatatttgatgTCATATGCTTCGTGATTTGGTAtataaaacaagctagattcgTTAAAGCGATAATATGCTCCCACACTAATGCTAATGTTCAACTAATTAATGGTTTGACGTCCTCGTTCCAGAGATTAAAATATTGTTTCGTTGTGCGGCTTGGTTATGAGAGATTTTTTCATGTGACTAGAACACGAGTCGGTACATCACATGTTAAAATGTATGTGCAGAGAATTTCTTTTTCAAGTGTTCCTCCATTTTTATTATGACACATAGTGTACTGGCCCGTATTCTTAGTACACTAAAAAACTCTTCTTGGTTAGGCCTCAAGTAGACTTGGAAATAGTGTTCTAAAAACCGGCCTAGGCGGTGCCTAGACGCTGGGCGTAGGTGTGCCGATCCGATTAGGTCCAAATCGTTAAGAAAAATCGAGGAGCTGTTAGGCATTCGCCTAGGCGCTCTTAGGCGGCTTGGGTGATCTAGGTGGCTGTCTAGGCGGTAGTCTAGGCGAAGTGAAATGGTTTCCTGGGAAGAAATTCCAAACACATACTTAGAATCGTAAAAGCTTTCTCGCCGCTTCGACTCCCTCTCTTTGTGCACCACAACCTTCTTAGCTTTTGTGCACCACAACCTTCTTAGCTTTCTCTAAAAACTTAGGGGGTgtagtcaatttggatttcaaaattttaataattttttttttaagtgacagatttcaaaggattttaatagattcaACAAGGCTATACATATTTTGGTAGATTTACATGAATTTCTATATTATAGATTTGTATGGATTTCTTAAGATTTGTGTAGACTTTTTTCATGAACTTTTATCAAAGTTAGAAGTGGCTAATACATTTCTTTCCGATTTGTTCTTCCACCATTTTAAATTATAAGTTATACATATCAACCCAAAATCTAAGCAACATCAAATTCATGTAAAAAATTGCCGCAACATTACAAATATTATacaaaaaccaattaaaaccAACATGAACTTCATTAGACAAAAAAGAGGAGCAAAATAACCCAACTGATTCATCAGATACTTCTTTGAAGCATTTAATCAAACAACCTACGGGCCAAATTTGCATAACCCTAACTCACCAAACCAGCAAAGGGAATTCCCCAAAAACAATGTCTTTCCATTTTCTAAtcaaactaaaacaaacataattgGCAAATTCACGAATTGAATCAAATACAAACGAAAAACCCAATATGTTTTCAATTGCATGCGTCTAACCCACCCAAAaattgttatagttttggtaaattcaaattttttctacaccccaaaaaattcaaattttctctCCTATTAAAGAAAAAGAT from Pyrus communis chromosome 7, drPyrComm1.1, whole genome shotgun sequence encodes the following:
- the LOC137740720 gene encoding major pollen allergen Cor a 1 isoforms 5, 6, 11 and 16-like; the protein is MEGEVKLNIPAAKAWEMYRDNEIISKINPKMLTSAEYIEGDGHPGSLRLFKLGSAVRYYVKESVEKIEKVDNGRSVTYRVIGGELQKMYDPYIVTFSFLRAQEKGKDEEMCIAKWQVEYETLIPTTPPPEKARDAALAFLMWFNRFASA